The sequence TGGCGCCTTGCATCTGCAGCCGCCTCGACTCGTGAATAGATCAGGTAAACATCCCGGCGATGTCCGACTTTAACGACAACGACGATAAGGGCATCATCCTTGATCTCATAGATGATGCGATAATCGCCCTGCCGCACACGGTAGAGCTCCTGTTCCGTGAGTTTTTGGCAACCCCGGCCTCGAGGATTCTCTGCAATTTTTTCGATTCTTTTCAGAATGCGCGTCACATCTTTTTTAGGGAGCGCCCGAAGATCTCCGGCCACAGAGTTCCTGAAGGCAAGTTTATATCTTCCCATGGGCCTTCAGATTCTTCAAAAGCTCCTCGTACGAAATCAGCGGCTCATGGGCACGTTCTTCAAATGCAGCCAAATCCTCTTGATCCTCCCGAAGAGCTTGACGCACGGCATCGTTGACAATATCTGAAAGCGTTTGTCGCGTATGGGCGGCCTTGATACGCAGGGCATGATGAAGTTCGGGCTCAAAGTAAATTGTGGAACGTTTCGAAGTTTCAGTCATATTCCGCCTCCTTAGGCATTTTAATGCTATGACGTCACAACGTCAAGGCCACTTTCTGCTGCCCGAGCACATGGCGGATCGATCAGGCTATCTTCGATAGACATCTTTTCTGTGGGCGATATAGCCGTCCTCAAGATCTTCCAGCGAATTTTCCAGCAATTCCAGGATAAAGGAGCTTTTCGTCCTCCGCGTTTTTAGAGCCAGGGCGGAAAGCCTTTTATTCAATTCATCAGGAAGTCTCAGGCTTTGCGATGCCACCTGTCAACCCTTTCCTGTTTTTTTTTGACGGACTGACCTTCAACCGACCCGTTCTTGATTAAAATAGGCGAGATCGGGCTTGTCGGTTTTCTTTGAATCGATCGCTAAGCGACCCCAAAGAGACGGGCCGGCTGCTCGATCGGCTTGGCAGCTATGTCTCGTTGATGTTATCGAGCATTCGTTCGACCTGTTTCTTGAAACTTGGGACATCAGTCGTCGCGACTTGCCAGATCAACTCAATATCAAGGCCCAGGTAGTTATGCACGAGAACGTTGCGAAAAGCCGCTAAAGAGGCCCACTCGACCTTTGGATACGACGACTTCAGCGCCGCGGATAGGCGCTGCGTTGTCTCGGTCATCGTATGAAGATTGCGGAGGACGGCATCCTGATGCACCGTTGATTTGATGAAGAGGTCTTTGCCCCCGCTGACAGCATATTCGATACGGGTGATTGTTTCGAGGATATATCGCAGATAGGTGCTGTCGCGTTTCACAATGCAACCGCCTCGGAGAAGACATGATCTCGAATATTCGCGTTGACTCCTGATTCCGTAACGATATCGACACGCCGGTCAAGAAGTTGCTCAAGGTCGAGGATCAGTCCGGCCGGGAACCAAGGACTGACTTCAGGACCCGTGGTAACGAGCAGATCAATGTCGCTGTCCGCTGAATCCTCTCCCCGGACGGCCGAACCAAACACCTTAATCGACGTCACGCCATGTTTTTGAGCTATGGCAAGCACATCGTCGCGTTTCATGCGAAGAATATCGATGGTCATCTTGGTTTCCTCTGTCTCGACCAAAATCAGTGTATCCTGAAATTCCCTTCCCTTGCAACAACAGGAATTACGAGAGAAGACGGCTTCATCCAGCCGAAAAACTTACTTTTCGAAATCGGTCGATTTGACGGCATTGCCCCGGGCCTTCTCCGGGGGATACTTGCGGCGGTTGATTTCGAGCTTGTCGCGGGCGGCGTCGATCGGAGACAGGCCGAGCTTGTCGGCCAGCCGGGCCAGGTAAAGCTGGACATCGCCGATTTCCTCGCGGACCTTCGCCAACCTTTCGGGGTCGAGGGTGCGGCTTTCCTCCTCGGTCAGCCATTGAAAGTGTTCGAGGAGTTCGGCGGCTTCGACGGCAAGTGCCATCGCCAGATTTTTTGGAGAGTGAAACTGGTCCCAGTCCCTTTCGGCGGCGAAGGCCCGGAGCTTGGCGATGAGGTCGTCCATCGGGGATATTATCGGCCAATCAGGGCGGGGGTTCAAGAAAAGAATAAAGGACGCTTGAACAATCCTATTGGGGTCTTTTTTTGGGCGGCGGTTTGTATTGATTGATCGCGGCCGGATCGATCCCGAACTCCTGAAGTTTGTGCGGGGGAACAAGTCGCATGCTCCGGTAGAGCAACTCTCGCATCGACGAATCGAATTCCCGCGCCGTCTCCGGACTCGGCGCCGCCTGCAGCAGCTGATCCACCGCCGCCTGGCGTCCTCTTAAGGCCTCGAGTGTCCGCTCAAGATCTCTTCGGCCTTGAGATTCCGGCGGGGTTTCGGCGATGGCCCGGGCGAGAATGAACTCCATGCCGTCGACCTGATGGTTGACGACGAAGTTGATGCCGATGTCCGCGACCTCGGACGGAAGCTTCTCTTCGGCGACTTTGTCGAAAAAGACCTGATAGGTTTCGATGCTCGGGGAATCGACCATGGCCTTGATCACTTTCAGCCATTCGGAGTACCTCGGCATGAATTCCATCCCGAAGGTGCCGATGCCCAGCAAAAGGACTCCAAAAAGCAACATGGCGACGGGATTCCGGTTGCGATGGGCCCCCGAAACAATCACGCTGACAATCACCGCAGCCCCCAATACGATCATCACCCATCGGCCGATTTCAAGTGAGTCCATGATGCCGCCTCCTATTCAAAATTGATTCTAGCCGGATCTCCGGCGTCCCGAAAAGAGGATTCCAGCCGATCCAGCTGCGAAGCAATTCGGTCTTCGGTTTCATGCTCTTCCTGCCGAAGGGTTTCCAGGAAAGGCCAAAGGGCATAGATTTCGTCTTCAGTCCGGGTCTTCATGAACTCGGCCATCAGGGAAAAACATTCCAGAGCCGCGGCGTTGCTCCGCCGGATCAGATTCCCGACTTCAGCACCGTAAACCTCAGCATCTTGGCGATTCGGGAAGAACTTCCTGAGAATCAGGACGTCGAACTTGGCCAGGCGAAGCCGCTCGACAAGACCTTCGCGGTCGAAATTGCGGTAATTGAAAGTCCGCGACGCGATAAGCTGCAGCGCATCCAGGCGGGGATCACGAAAACCATAGTCGGGCGATGCGATCGTCCCTTTCAGGCGGCCCTCCTCCTTCAGTTTCGCGGCGATGGCCGTGCCGGCGTAGGGAACCATCTTGCTGAATCCGGCGATCGTCCGGCCGTCTTCCGTGATTCGCTCTAGAAACCGGATGTTCTCGAGAACGGTCTTGAACGTGCTTTCCGGATCGAAGATCATGAAGCCGAACTCGAACGGCATGCCGACATGACGAAGAAGTTCGATCGCGCGGTGAACATCATCCACGGTGAAATGTTTGTTGAAAACCTGCAATCCCCGGTCATTTCCGGATTCGATGCCGAGGTAAACGCACAGCAACCCGGCATCCTTCATCTTTCCGAGGAGATCCGCCCGGAGATCGTCGATCCGGCAGGATATGCGCCACGCCACCTGTTCCCGGATGGAAGACCTCTCAAGGGCGCCGATAAAATCCTCGATCCAGGCTGCATGGGCACGGCCTTTCATGAACCAGTCGTCATCCTGAAAGATGAAGACACGCGCATGGCAATCGTGAAACAACGCTTCCATTTCCCGGACAACATGGGAGGGGGAACGGGTCCGACGCAGAGGACCTGGCGGCTCCCTGTAGAACTGATGAATGCTGCAGAAGCTGCAGTTGTGGTAACATCCCCGGCTCGCCAGGATCGAACGGACGCCGAGGCCGCGATGCGATGCCATTTTTTTGTCTCGGAGAGGTAAGGGTAGAGAATCGAGGTCGGCGATGAGCGGGCGCGGGGGGTTGACCTCTAGCCGGCCGTTCCGGCGAAACGCGAGTCCCCGGATCGCGGCCCATTCATCCGGTTCAGCGATTTTCCGGCATAACTCAACCAGCGTCTCCTCGCCTTCGAAACGAACGACCGAATCCAGTCCGGGAATATTCTCGAGGGTTTCCCGATAGTCCATGCTGGGGAAGTGACCGCCCATGGTGAAATGAGCCGAGATGCCCTTGTCTCTTAGGTAGGCGATGAGATCTCTGAAATCGAAGAAAAAGCGCTGGAAGATAAGGGAGAATCCGACGATTGCGGGTTTGGCCTTCCGGATTTCAGAGAGAATCCGGGTCTTCGGCAGATTAAAGGGCACCACGGCGGCGCCGATACCGTGTTTTTGGAGATGCGCTGCAATCCCGCGCAACCCCAGGTTTTCCTGATCTTCAAAGCCGATCAGAACAACGCCTCGGCCGGACTTCAACATCGGGGAATCGTCCCGGTTCCTGGATTTGCGCCGGACGCTCGGATTACTTGAGCTTGTACTGCGCCTTGAGCATATCGCGGTAGATCTCGGCAATCTTGATCTGGTTTTTCAGATCGATGATGTTCTGATTCAGCATTTCGAGCTTGATCCTGACCAGGCCGACTTTGTCCAGCAGCACATCGGGTCCGGGATCGGCCACGGGCCCGACTAAGTGCGAAATGTTGAAACCCGGCATCCTTTCTCCGATTCTCGGCATGATAGGCCTCCTTTATAAAATAATCGGATTATTCGCACGAATCAGGTTTCGCCCCTTTTTTGTCCAGCCGTTCTATCCGTTTAGTCGCAGACGCGGGGGCTTTATTGTAAATTCAGAATGTCATCGCCATAGCGGTCGAGGATGCGCATGACCGCCTCGGCCGCGGCAGGTCCATCCGGAGAGAAGGAGGATGAGCGCCGAAGCGCTAACGGCGGCGAATCTGAAGATGCTTTTCTGCGTATCAGATCTGCGCCAGGATGGCCACATAGTTCTTGCCGTACTTCTTCGCGCATTTCGGACAGCACTCATCGGGATTGGACTTGCTCATGGGGTTTCCTCCTTCATAATCAGCCGACGACAATTATAGCCTTTTTATGATGACGAAGGCGAAGGCGGTCCGTCGCCCGGCCATCGGATTTTGTCGATTTTCAAAATATTATAGCCTTCGTCATCCGTATCGTAGCGATAAAACAAGCCGTTTTTCATGACGAATATTTGGGGGCCGAAGTATCGGCCGGCCCATTCCAGATCGAGATCCATGTGCCCGATCAAGTCTCCGTTGGAATCAAAAACATCGTAGATAAAGCTCTTCGCGCCCCG comes from Acidobacteriota bacterium and encodes:
- a CDS encoding type II toxin-antitoxin system RelE/ParE family toxin, which translates into the protein MAGDLRALPKKDVTRILKRIEKIAENPRGRGCQKLTEQELYRVRQGDYRIIYEIKDDALIVVVVKVGHRRDVYLIYSRVEAAADARRQDRPADGKPEGVVLRRRQNRGPARTVRDEV
- a CDS encoding CopG family transcriptional regulator produces the protein MTETSKRSTIYFEPELHHALRIKAAHTRQTLSDIVNDAVRQALREDQEDLAAFEERAHEPLISYEELLKNLKAHGKI
- a CDS encoding HepT-like ribonuclease domain-containing protein codes for the protein MKRDSTYLRYILETITRIEYAVSGGKDLFIKSTVHQDAVLRNLHTMTETTQRLSAALKSSYPKVEWASLAAFRNVLVHNYLGLDIELIWQVATTDVPSFKKQVERMLDNINET
- a CDS encoding nucleotidyltransferase family protein — protein: MTIDILRMKRDDVLAIAQKHGVTSIKVFGSAVRGEDSADSDIDLLVTTGPEVSPWFPAGLILDLEQLLDRRVDIVTESGVNANIRDHVFSEAVAL
- a CDS encoding nucleotide pyrophosphohydrolase, with amino-acid sequence MDDLIAKLRAFAAERDWDQFHSPKNLAMALAVEAAELLEHFQWLTEEESRTLDPERLAKVREEIGDVQLYLARLADKLGLSPIDAARDKLEINRRKYPPEKARGNAVKSTDFEK
- a CDS encoding radical SAM protein, which gives rise to MLKSGRGVVLIGFEDQENLGLRGIAAHLQKHGIGAAVVPFNLPKTRILSEIRKAKPAIVGFSLIFQRFFFDFRDLIAYLRDKGISAHFTMGGHFPSMDYRETLENIPGLDSVVRFEGEETLVELCRKIAEPDEWAAIRGLAFRRNGRLEVNPPRPLIADLDSLPLPLRDKKMASHRGLGVRSILASRGCYHNCSFCSIHQFYREPPGPLRRTRSPSHVVREMEALFHDCHARVFIFQDDDWFMKGRAHAAWIEDFIGALERSSIREQVAWRISCRIDDLRADLLGKMKDAGLLCVYLGIESGNDRGLQVFNKHFTVDDVHRAIELLRHVGMPFEFGFMIFDPESTFKTVLENIRFLERITEDGRTIAGFSKMVPYAGTAIAAKLKEEGRLKGTIASPDYGFRDPRLDALQLIASRTFNYRNFDREGLVERLRLAKFDVLILRKFFPNRQDAEVYGAEVGNLIRRSNAAALECFSLMAEFMKTRTEDEIYALWPFLETLRQEEHETEDRIASQLDRLESSFRDAGDPARINFE
- a CDS encoding hydrolase, whose protein sequence is MSSADYEGGNPMSKSNPDECCPKCAKKYGKNYVAILAQI